The sequence AATCAACACAACATTGACCACATATACCTATAGCACATTTCATATATCTTTCAAGGGAATATTCTGCATCTATATTGTTTTCCTCCAAGATATCATAGATAGGTTTCATCATGACCTCAGGTCCACATACTACTGCAGAATCATAGGTATTGTTCTTAAGCAAATCCATGGTTCTATCAGTTGCAAATCCTTTAAATCCTGAGGATCCGTCATCTGTAACATTATATACATCTGCACCTGAATTTTTAAGTCTATCCTCAAACAATAGCTCATCTTTATTTACGGCTGCACATACCACATCCACATCATTATTTTTTATAGCTTCATCGGTAAAAGCCGCAATGGGAGCCATTCCAACTCCACCACCAATAGCCAATATCTTCTTACCGGAAGGTATGTCAAATCCATGACCATAAGGACCTCTAAGACCTAATAGATCATCAGCATTTAATTTATGAATATCATCTGTAAAAGGACCAATATTTTTAACTGAAATTCCAATTTCCTCCTCTTCACGATTTATATAGGATATAGACATTGGTTTTTCATCCTTAAAATTCCACACCATGATAAATTGACCTGGATAAGGAGTTGTATCTTCATCCATATCCCAATCGAAAATAAATGTTTTGATAGTTGGTGTCTCTTCAACAACAGATTTTATTTTTAAAACTTTTGGAACATTCATCTTTACACCCCTTAATCTTTATGAGCAAATCCCACCATTTCATCAATGGATTTAAAATCATTTTCAATCATAAAATCATTTAAGCCCTGTGAAATATCATCAAATACTCCAATACCCTCATCCATTATGGAGGTACCTATCTGCACAGCACTTGCACCTGCATATAAATATTCAACTACATCCTCATAGTTGGATATTCCTCCAACACCAATAATAGGAACATCTACTGCATCAAAAACATCATAAACACAGCGAATACCTATCGGTTTAATTGCAGGTCCACTCATTCCACCAAACTTATTTGCCAAAATAGGATATCCTGTTTTCAAATCGATTTTCATTCCAGGACCTAATGAATTAATTAAACTTAAACAATCCACTCCACCGTCTACGGCAGCCTGTGCAATCTCTGTAATACTAGTTACATTTGGAGTCAATTTTGCAATAATAGGTAAATCCACTGCATCCTTAACAGCACCAACAATCTTTTCAGTTAAAATAGGATCCTGACCAATTGATGCACCATAACCTTCCATTGCATGGGGACAAGAAATATTTAATTCAATCATATCCACCAAATCCTCGATTTCCTGTGCTACATATGTAAACTCCTCAGGATTTGCACCGTAAATTGATGCTATTAGAGCCTGGCCTTCACCTGTTTTTACAGCATCCAACTCTTTAGAAAAAGCATCAACACCAGGAGAGGATAGACCTATTGCATTTATAATACCTCCAGTAACCTCCACTGTTGTTGGATTATGATAACCTGGATTTGGATCTTTTGAGAAGGATTTGCTCACTACCGCAGCAGCGCCTGAGTCTAAAATCCTGTTTAAACTACTTCCATTGCTACCCATAATACCTGCAGCCAACATTAAAGGATTTTTAAGTTTAATACCACATATCTCCGTTTCTAACATAAAAATACTCCATTTAATTATTAAATAACAATACTTCCAAATTATTGAAATTACTAAAATTTTATATCCGGACATGTAAAAATAATTCAATTAAATTTAAATTAGAATATAAAATATAATAATCTAATTATTAATGATTTATGATTTATCTAAGATTTATAATTATGTAATAGAAATCCGGGTAAAAAAAATAGATAAAGGAAAATATAAATTTAAAAAATCCATTATAGAATTTATAATCATTGAAGAAATTCAATTAAAAATACGGATAAAAGAAATCAGAAATAAAAAAAAAGACAAATCATAATCAAAATCCAATATCTTAAAATTAACAAATTAAAATCCATTAAAAAATAATTCAAAACTAAATGATTTTAAAAATAAGATTAAGACCATTAAAAACTAATTATTTAAAAAGATTATAAAATTTATAAAATATAATTAGACAATGGATTATATATGAACAGATAATTAATATTATTTAAAAATATAAAATAAATAAATATAAAATAGAAAATAAACTTTTAAATAATTCAAAAGAAAACTTTAATATTATATAAAAACATAATATGAAATATGGAAATATATATAACAAATTGTATTGCTGGATTTTTAAGTTTTGATTCCAATCTAAAATTAATTGACTATACTCTTTTTAAGGATGATGAGGCAGGATCAAAACTTCATGATATAAATCAGAACATTCTTACAAGTGAAGAAATCTCATTAATTGAAAAAACACCAGATGAATATGATGAGATAGTTATTGAAACCAGCAATAGACATTCTGATTATAGTGAATTAAAAAATTATGAAAAAATCAGAATAAAACGTCCCAATAAAGGTGGAGAATATTTAAGAGCCCATTTATTAGAAATTCTTCAAGACATAAACTTCGTTTCCTCACCAGAGGAATACAATGAAAAACTAACAAATATCTCCAATCAGATTGCAATATTGAAGATGAAAGAATCCTCACAGAAAGAGGACAAGGTCTTAATTCAAGCCGTAAATGCAATCGATGAGGTTGATGAAGAGATATCTAAATTGATTGAAAGATTAAGAGAGTGGGAGACAATCTATTTTCCGGAGATTGAAACCTTACACAACAATGAAACATATGTTAAATTAATTGTTGACTATGACAATAATCGAGAGAAGATCATTGAAAATAATCCGGAACTCTTAAATAATATCCAAATAAGTAACGGTGCAGATTTAAAAGATGAGGACATCGAAATAATTAATGGTTATGCAAGATCCATAATGTCCCTTCAAAATACGAGATCCTCGATGGAGAAATATATTGAAGACAAGATGGAAAAGATTGCACCAAACCTTAAAGATTTACTAGGAGCAACATTAGGAGCTAAATTAATAGCCCATGCTGGAAGTATAAAGCGACTTGCAACATATTCTGCAAGCACCATTCAGATTATGGGTGCTGAGAAGGCATTATTTAGACATCTTAAAACTGGTGAGAATCCCCCTAAACATGGCCTAATCTACCAAAACCCCTTTGTTAGAACTAGTAACTATTGGAATAGAGGAAAGATTGCAAGAAGACTTGCTTCTAAAATAACATTTGCAGTTAGAAAAGATGTTTTTACAGATGACATTAACAGAAACCTTAAAGTAGAATTTGAGGAGGAAGTTGAGAAAATTGAAAAGGAGAATCCTTTCCCAAAACCAAAATCTACTAATAAAAATACCAATAAAAGAAAAAGTTCTAAAAAATCAAAGCATCATAAGAAAACTAAAAAACGAAGACGTTCAAAAAGAAGAAAGCATTAAATTAAAATAAATAAGTTAAAAAAATAATTAATTAAATTTATTTACAATTTAAAAATATATTAAATAGATTATTTTGTTATATCCAATAAAAGAATGACTAAAATAGTCAATCCAATAATTTAAATATATAAAATGATTAAGATTTAAAAGACAAGAATATAAAAAAGCTTATTAAAATAAAGGTAAGTTGATAAAATGGAAGTTTATGAAATAAACAATGACATAGCTACAGAAAACCTAATTCCTGGAACCAGGGTTTATGGTGAACCTTTAGTAAAAGACGAGAAAACAGGAAAAGAATACAGGATATGGAACCCTAACAGATCAAAATTATCTGCAGCATTACATAATGGATTAAGTAAACTAAACATGGATGAACATTCAAATGTATTATACCTTGGTGCATCTACAGGAACTACTGTTTCACATATTTCAGATATTGTTAAAAAAGGTAGGATATTTGCAGTGGAATTTTCACCTGTAAGTATGAGGAAATTATCAAGACTTTGTCAAACAAGACCTAATATTGCACCTCTTTTAAATGATGCAACTAAACCTAAGGATTACCTTAACTTAGTCGATAAAGTGGATGTGGTATATTGTGATGTTGCACAACCTACACAAACACAATTGTTCATTGACAACATGGATCTTTTTATGAAAGACTCTGGACAAGGAGTATTTATGATTAAATCCAGGAGTATTAATGTTAATATTAAACCAAAAACTGTTTATAAAGAACAGGAAAAAATATTAAAAGCTAATGGATACTCTATTGTTGAGAAAGTTAAATTAGAGCCATATGAGAAAGACCATATCTGTTTTATTGTTGAAAGGTCTTTTTAAATAAAACTAATAATTATTAATAATATTTTTTTTAAATAAAAAAAATATTATACTTTTAAAATTTTATAGCTATACTATTTAATAAAAATATTCACATTAATGAATATTTATCCACTATTTTTATAATTCATATATGAATATTGAATTAAATTTTATTTTATTATCTTAACTAGTATACTTAAAAAAATAATAAATTATTACTCTATTAAAATTAGATTTTAGTAATGATTCCATATCTAAATTAGAAAAATAATTGATTATAAACCATTAAAAATTTAGGTGGAAATATTAAAAAAGTATTACTATTGATACCTTTTTATATTAGTAATTAGATATAATTAAATGCTAATGCAATATATAAAAATTAGTTCAAAAGATCGCCTCTAGATGCAATTCACTCTATAAATACTCCACATCAGTATGAATCTAGAGGATTGAACTTATTTTTAATTTTTACTATTTTTAAAACGTTTTATCCTAATATTTTATCTAATTTTATATTAAGTTTAAAGAATTTATTTTCTATTAAAAATTCCATAAAAATTTAAAAAAAAGTATTACTATTCATTAAATAGATTAAACAAAATTTAAAGATTTTTAACTAAATAAAATATTAAAAAATGTGATTATAAATTAAATCTAGATATTAAAAACCTTATTAAGAATCCAAAAAAAACATAAAATTTTGATATAAATTTTACAAAAATCATTTTTTAATTTAATGAATTTAAATAAATGGAATATTATTTATGAAAAAATTATAATCTTTTGAAAAAATCAATTTTATTTATTATTAATTTTTTATAATAAAATCGAATTAAATATTCATTAATTATAAAGATAATATTAAAATGCTTTTTCTATCTCATCAAAGATTATAGATGCAAGAACATCTTTAGATGCAAGTGGAATCTTATTATAGCTACCGTCATCATGAACCAATATAATCTCATTAGTATCAGAACCAAATCCACATCCCTTATGGGCAAGATCATTTGCAACTACAAGATTTGCACCTGCAGTTTCAATTTGTTTTAAAGCATGGTTAATTAGCTCATCTTCACCTATATCATACTGAGCTTTAAAACCAACTAAGTATACATCTTCGTTTATATCTTTTATTTGACGAATTATTTTTTCCACAGGTTTAAACTCTAGTGAAATATTAAGTGAGGAAGAGATTTTATGAGACTTCATCTCAATCGGTTCAAAGTCACTTATTGCAGCACTTGCAATGAAAACATCAAAGTCACCAATCATGCCTTTAATTGCATCATTCATCTCAGATGATGTCTCAACATGAACCGTGTTAAATATTGAAGGAATTTCAACATCACATTTAGCTGCAATCAATGTTAAATCCGCACCACGG comes from Methanobrevibacter boviskoreani JH1 and encodes:
- a CDS encoding dihydroorotate dehydrogenase electron transfer subunit codes for the protein MNVPKVLKIKSVVEETPTIKTFIFDWDMDEDTTPYPGQFIMVWNFKDEKPMSISYINREEEEIGISVKNIGPFTDDIHKLNADDLLGLRGPYGHGFDIPSGKKILAIGGGVGMAPIAAFTDEAIKNNDVDVVCAAVNKDELLFEDRLKNSGADVYNVTDDGSSGFKGFATDRTMDLLKNNTYDSAVVCGPEVMMKPIYDILEENNIDAEYSLERYMKCAIGICGQCCVDSTGWRVCKEGPVFDNDSLKLITEFGKYRRAPSGERI
- a CDS encoding dihydroorotate dehydrogenase: MLETEICGIKLKNPLMLAAGIMGSNGSSLNRILDSGAAAVVSKSFSKDPNPGYHNPTTVEVTGGIINAIGLSSPGVDAFSKELDAVKTGEGQALIASIYGANPEEFTYVAQEIEDLVDMIELNISCPHAMEGYGASIGQDPILTEKIVGAVKDAVDLPIIAKLTPNVTSITEIAQAAVDGGVDCLSLINSLGPGMKIDLKTGYPILANKFGGMSGPAIKPIGIRCVYDVFDAVDVPIIGVGGISNYEDVVEYLYAGASAVQIGTSIMDEGIGVFDDISQGLNDFMIENDFKSIDEMVGFAHKD
- a CDS encoding NOP5/NOP56 family protein; the encoded protein is MEIYITNCIAGFLSFDSNLKLIDYTLFKDDEAGSKLHDINQNILTSEEISLIEKTPDEYDEIVIETSNRHSDYSELKNYEKIRIKRPNKGGEYLRAHLLEILQDINFVSSPEEYNEKLTNISNQIAILKMKESSQKEDKVLIQAVNAIDEVDEEISKLIERLREWETIYFPEIETLHNNETYVKLIVDYDNNREKIIENNPELLNNIQISNGADLKDEDIEIINGYARSIMSLQNTRSSMEKYIEDKMEKIAPNLKDLLGATLGAKLIAHAGSIKRLATYSASTIQIMGAEKALFRHLKTGENPPKHGLIYQNPFVRTSNYWNRGKIARRLASKITFAVRKDVFTDDINRNLKVEFEEEVEKIEKENPFPKPKSTNKNTNKRKSSKKSKHHKKTKKRRRSKRRKH
- a CDS encoding fibrillarin-like rRNA/tRNA 2'-O-methyltransferase, which encodes MEVYEINNDIATENLIPGTRVYGEPLVKDEKTGKEYRIWNPNRSKLSAALHNGLSKLNMDEHSNVLYLGASTGTTVSHISDIVKKGRIFAVEFSPVSMRKLSRLCQTRPNIAPLLNDATKPKDYLNLVDKVDVVYCDVAQPTQTQLFIDNMDLFMKDSGQGVFMIKSRSINVNIKPKTVYKEQEKILKANGYSIVEKVKLEPYEKDHICFIVERSF
- a CDS encoding phosphopantothenoylcysteine decarboxylase domain-containing protein — protein: MKNSIIGKKVLINLGGTYEPIDPIRGISNKSSGKMGLALAREAYIRGADLTLIAAKCDVEIPSIFNTVHVETSSEMNDAIKGMIGDFDVFIASAAISDFEPIEMKSHKISSSLNISLEFKPVEKIIRQIKDINEDVYLVGFKAQYDIGEDELINHALKQIETAGANLVVANDLAHKGCGFGSDTNEIILVHDDGSYNKIPLASKDVLASIIFDEIEKAF